From a single Planctellipticum variicoloris genomic region:
- a CDS encoding DPP IV N-terminal domain-containing protein has product MLSISTFGLAVTLAAVATAQPVRTVETDAAAEAKSLENIRQVTFGLPRAGEGYFSPDGKSIVYQAYPIGYPFYQIYVQPLDGKEPRLVSTGRGRTTCAYFSPDAKQILFASSHTDPEIEQTEKKARDEAAAGGRKRYQWDFDPHMDLYVIGVDGTGLRRLTDTPGYDAEGSFSSDGKHIVFTSSRDGDADIYIMDADGANVRQITNAPGYDGGPFFSPDNKWVIFRSDRHKEHMLQLFAVSVDGKTEVQLTSNDNEVNWCPYFHPSGKYLIWARADYSRGPMGAHFNLFTMETDWTDTDFKGGAVNQVTFSTTADILPVFSPDGTKLMWTSTRTPDGSSQLWIADWKRGMPKP; this is encoded by the coding sequence CCCGTCCGAACGGTGGAAACCGACGCCGCGGCGGAAGCGAAGAGCCTGGAAAACATCCGCCAGGTGACGTTCGGCCTGCCGCGGGCCGGCGAAGGGTACTTCTCACCCGACGGCAAATCGATCGTCTACCAGGCGTATCCCATCGGTTATCCGTTCTATCAGATCTACGTCCAGCCGCTCGACGGCAAGGAACCGCGGCTGGTCAGCACCGGGCGCGGACGAACGACCTGCGCGTATTTCTCGCCCGATGCGAAACAGATCCTGTTCGCCTCCAGCCATACCGATCCGGAGATCGAGCAGACGGAAAAGAAGGCCCGCGACGAGGCCGCCGCGGGCGGGCGGAAGCGCTACCAGTGGGACTTCGATCCGCACATGGACCTCTACGTCATCGGCGTCGACGGAACTGGATTGCGGCGGCTGACTGACACCCCCGGCTACGACGCGGAAGGGAGCTTCTCGTCGGACGGCAAGCACATTGTCTTCACGTCGAGCCGGGATGGCGACGCGGACATCTACATCATGGACGCGGACGGCGCCAACGTGCGGCAGATCACCAACGCGCCGGGTTACGACGGCGGCCCGTTCTTCTCGCCCGATAACAAATGGGTGATCTTCCGCAGCGACCGTCACAAGGAGCACATGCTGCAGCTCTTTGCAGTGTCGGTCGACGGCAAGACGGAAGTGCAGCTCACCAGCAACGACAACGAGGTCAACTGGTGCCCCTACTTCCACCCGAGCGGGAAATACCTGATCTGGGCGCGGGCCGACTACTCGCGCGGCCCGATGGGGGCCCACTTCAACCTGTTCACCATGGAAACCGATTGGACCGACACGGACTTTAAGGGGGGAGCCGTGAACCAGGTCACGTTCAGCACCACGGCGGACATTCTGCCGGTCTTCAGTCCGGACGGCACAAAGCTCATGTGGACCAGTACGCGGACGCCCGACGGCAGCAGCCAGCTCTGGATCGCCGACTGGAAACGCGGTATGCCGAAGCCGTAG